The following DNA comes from Camelina sativa cultivar DH55 chromosome 14, Cs, whole genome shotgun sequence.
NNNNNNNNNNNNNNNNNNNNNNNNNNNNNNNNNNNNNNNNNNNNNNNNNNNNNNNNNNNNNNNNNNNNNNNNNNNNNNNNNNNNNNNNNNNNNNNNNNNNNNNNNNNNNNNNNNNNNNNNNNNNNNNNNNNNNNNNNNNNNNNNNNNNNNNNNNNNNNNNNNNNNNNNNNNNNNNNNNNNNNNNNNNNNNNNNNNNNNNNNNNNNNNNNNNNNNNNNNNNNNNNNNNNNNNNNNNNNNNNNNNNNNNNNNNNNNNNNNNNNNNNNNNNNNNNNNNNNNNNNNNNNNNNNNNNNNNNNNNNNNNNNNNNNNNNNNNNNNNNNNNNNNNNNNNNNNNNNNNNNNNNNNNNNNNNNNNNNNNNNNNNNNNNNNNNNNNNNNNNNNNNNNNNNNNNNNNNNNNNNNNNNNNNNNNNNNNNNNNNNNNNNNNNNNNNNNNNNNNNNNNNNNNNNNNNNNNNNNNNNNNNNNNNNNNNNNNNNNNNNNNNNNNNNNNNNNNNNNNNNNNNNNNNNNNNNNNNNNNNNNNNNNNNNNNNNNNNNNNNNNNNNNNNNNNNNNNNNNNNNNNNNNNNNNNNNNNNNNNNNNNNNNNNNNNNNNNNNNNNNNNNNNNNNNNNNNNNNNNNNNNNNNNNNNNNNNNNNNNNNNNNNNNNNNNNNNNNNNNNNNNNNNNNNNNNNNNNNNNNNNNNNNNNNNNNNNNNNNNNNNNNNNNNNNNNNNNNNNNNNNNNNNNNNNNNNNNNNNNNNNNNNNNNNNNNNNNNNNNNNNNNNNNNNNNNNNNNNNNNNNNNNNNNNNNNNNNNNNNNNNNNNNNNNNNNNNNNNNNNNNNNNNNNNNNNNNNNNNNNNNNNNNNNNNNNNNNNNNNNNNNNNNNNNNNNNNNNNNNNNNNNNNNNNNNNNNNNNNNNNNNNNNNNNNNNNNNNNNNNNNNNNNNNNNNNNNNNNNNNNNNNNNNNNNNNNNNNNNNNNNNNNNNNNNNNNNNNNNNNNNNNNNNNNNNNNNNNNNNNNNNNNNNNNNNNNNNNNNNNNNNNNNNNNNNNNNNNNNNNNNNNNNNNNNNNNNNNNNNNNNNNNNNNNNNNNNNNNNNNNNNNNNNNNNNNNNNNNNNNNNNNNNNNNNNNNNNNNNNNNNNNNNNNNNNNNNNNNNNNNNNNNNNNNNNNNNNNNNNNNNNNNNNNNNNNNNNNNNNNNNNNNNNNNNNNNNNNNNNNNNNNNNNNNNNNNNNNNNNNNNNNNNNNNNNNNNNNNNNNNNNNNNNNNNNNNNNNNNNNNNNNNNNNNNNNNNNNNNNNNNNNNNNNNNNNNNNNNNNNNNNNNNNNNNNNNNNNNNNNACCCTTTTTGAAGACATGGGTGAATCTTCCTATGGCTATTggttttatgttgctttacacCAAACTCTCAAATGTTCTCTCTAAAAAGGCTCTCTTTTACACTGTTATTGTTCCTTTTATTGTCTACTTTGGAGCCTTTGGTTTTGTGATGTACCCTCTCAGCAACTTGATTCACCCTGAAGCTCTTGCTGATAAGCTCCTTGCGACGCTCGGCCCCAGATTCATGGGTCCTCTCGCAATCATGCGGATTTGGAGTTTCTGTTTGTTCTATGTCATGGCTGAGCTTTGGGGTAGTGTTGTGGTTTCAGTTCTCTTCTGGGGATTTGCCAATCAGGTGAGATTAcactcttctttttgttttaggcTACTGCTAGTTATAGTCttatttatgggtttttaaGTTAGGTAGCCTTTGAAGATTTGGAACCGTTTGAGTCAATATCTATGATGTTTGTGAATTAACTTGCATGCAATCTTTTGGTGGCAGATTACAACGGTTGACGAAGCCAAAAAGTTCTATCCTTTGTTTGGACTAGGAGCAAATGTTGCACTTATTTTCTCAGGAAGAACTGTGAAATATTTCTCTAACATGAGAAAGAATCTTGGCCCTGGAGTTGATGGCTGGGCTGTATCATTAAAAGCTATGATGAGTATTGTCGTGGGAATGGGACTTGCCATCTGTTTCCTCTACTGGTGGGTGAATAGATATGTGCCTCTCCCAACCCgtagcaagaagaagaaggtaataATATGgttaaacatacaaaatatgaaaatactaATGGTTTTTCTATGTAACTAAATGCGCAGCTTATCTGGTTTTTTCTGATTTGTTACAGGTGAAACCACAAATGggaacaatggagagcttgaaGTTTTTGGTGTCATCACCATACATTAGGGATCTTGCTACTTTGGTGGTTGCATATGGAATTAGTATCAACCTTGTTGAAGTCACATGGAAATCAAAGCTTAAAGCTCAGGTTAACAAAATCCTCATGGATAAGTTACTATTTACCACTAGTACTACTACACTGTCGTCtaagaacctaaaaaaaatccTTTCTTTCAATGCAGTTCCCTAGCCCGAACGAGTACTCAGCATTTATGGGAGACTTCTCAACCTGCACGGGTATTGCAACATTCACAATGATGCTTCTCAGCCAATATGTGTTTAAGAAGTATGGTTGGGGAGTAGCTGCAAAGATCACGCCAACCGTTCTGCTATTGACCGGCGTTGCCTTCTTCTCTCTGATACTGTTTGGGGGCCCATTTGCACCACTGGTTGCCAAGCTTGGTATGACACCGCTACTCGCAGCTGTGTACGTTGGTGCTCTCCAGAATATCTTCAGCAAGAGCGCCAAGTACAGCTTGTTTGATCCTTGCAAAGAAATGGCTTATATCCCATTGGATGAGGACACCAAGGTTTCTCACTTTTCTCTTAAAAACGTAGTTGCATTCTTTCGATCTTGGATTTTTACGGTATGTGCCATTTGTTTTGCAGGTTAAAGGCAAAGCTGCCATTGATGTAGTCTGCAACCCATTGGGGAAATCAGGCGGTGCTCTAATCCAGCAGTTCATGATCCTTACATTCGGCTCACTCGCCAACTCCACGCCTTACCTTGGAATCATCCTGCTCGGTATAGTCACTGCATGGTTAGCTGCTGCTAAGTCGCTGGAAGGACAGTTCAACACTCTCATGTCTGAAGAAGAACTCGAGCAGGAATTGGAGAGAGCTTCATCAGTCAAGATTCCTGTCGTGTCTAAGGAGGATGCACCACCAGGAGAATCTGCGAGCCAACTATCGGAGAAATCTACTCCAACCAACAATTAGATGATGACggataaagtttttttttgggattgttTGCGTGTTGGTTTTAGCGTTTTGGTCGGAGTAAGATTTTGTTAGTGTGAGAGAAAGACTACAAATTAATCATTTAGTCATATGCGTTTTTTTTcgttgttgtttcttctctttgatacCAATACGaaagtaataaaattttcaagttcaatAATACAGTATCATCTTCTCTGTAACTTTGGTGAACACTGAAAGTGAactttaaccaaaacaaaaaagtaattaacGAGTAAATTAAGGCCAAAACGACATAGTTTGGAAGAGGAAGATCATCCGTTAATTAAAGGGAAGAGTTTTGTCGATTTTATCTTCTCGCCTTAAAACCCCAAATGTAAAACCTCTACTGGTGTGACCATGTTCATTGCTCTGTCTCTCCTACGATGGCGTCTTCTGCTCAAAGTCctcatttttatttcaatcCAGGCAAGTCCAACTCTTTCCTAAGAAAGGCTCATAAGCATAGAAACGTTCGTTTCTATTGGAATTTTGGAATTCGGAAACTTTTCTTGAGAAAATCTCAAGGACTATCTGTTGTTCTTAGCTCGAGTTCAAGCAGTACCCACTTTTCGAATTCTCAGTTACATGGTCTATGCGCGAACGGGAAGCTGGAGGAAGCTATGAAGCTTCTCAATTCTATGCAGGAGTTGCGGGTTACTGTTGACGAAGATGTGTTTGTGGCTCTGGCCAGGCTTTGCGAGTGGAAGAGAGCACATGAGGAAGGCTCTAAGGTTTATAATATTGCTCTCAATTCCATGAGCAGCCTGGGTGTTGAACTCGGCAACGCGTTTCTCGCTATGTTTGTCAGGTTTGGTAATTTGGTTGATGCCTGGtatgtttttggtaaaatgtCTGAGAGAAACTTGTTTTCTTGGAACGTGTTGGTCGGTGGCTATGCGAAGCAAGGCTATTTCGACGAAGCTATGTGTTTGTATCATAGGATGTTGTGGGTTGGTGGTGTGAAGCCTGACGTCTNGGATTGTTTGCGTGTTGGTTTTAGCGTTTTGGTCGGAGTAAGATTTTGTTAGTGTGAGAGAAAGACTACAAATTAATCATTTAGTCATATGCGTTTTTTTTcgttgttgtttcttctctttgatacCAATACGaaagtaataaaattttcaagttcaatAATACAGTATCATCTTCTCTGTAACTTTGGTGAACACTGAAAGTGAactttaaccaaaacaaaaaagtaattaacGAGTAAATTAAGGCCAAAACGACATAGTTTGGAAGAGGAAGATCATCCGTTAATTAAAGGGAAGAGTTTTGTCGATTTTATCTTCTCGCCTTAAAACCCCAAATGTAAAACCTCTACTGGTGTGACCATGTTCATTGCTCTGTCTCTCCTACGATGGCGTCTTCTGCTCAAAGTCctcatttttatttcaatcCAGGCAAGTCCAACTCTTTCCTAAGAAAGGCTCATAAGCATAGAAACGTTCGTTTCTATTGGAATTTTGGAATTCGGAAACTTTTCTTGAGAAAATCTCAAGGACTATCTGTTGTTCTTAGCTCGAGTTCAAGCAGTACCCACTTTTCGAATTCTCAGTTACATGGTCTATGCGCGAACGGGAAGCTGGAGGAAGCTATGAAGCTTCTCAATTCTATGCAGGAGTTGCGGGTTACTGTTGACGAAGATGTGTTTGTGGCTCTGGCCAGGCTTTGCGAGTGGAAGAGAGCACATGAGGAAGGCTCTAAGGTTTATAATATTGCTCTCAATTCCATGAGCAGCCTGGGTGTTGAACTCGGCAACGCGTTTCTCGCTATGTTTGTCAGGTTTGGTAATTTGGTTGATGCCTGGtatgtttttggtaaaatgtCTGAGAGAAACTTGTTTTCTTGGAACGTGTTGGTCGGTGGCTATGCGAAGCAAGGCTATTTCGACGAAGCTATGTGTTTGTATCATAGGATGTTGTGGGTTGGTGGTGTGAAGCCTGACGTCTATACGTTCCCCTGTGTATTGAGAACCTGTGGAGGTATACCTGATCTAGCTCGAGGAAGAGAGGTTCATGTCCATGTGGTTCGATACGGATATGATTTGGATATTGATGTAGTAAACGCTTTGATTACTATGTATGTGAAGTGTGGTGATGTGAAGAGCGCGAGGTTGCTTTTTGATAGAATGCCTAGGAGAGATATAATCTCGTGGAACGCAATGATCTCGGGGTACTTTGAGAATGGGATGTGTTATGAAGGGTTGAAGCTATTCTTTGCAATGCGTGGGCTTTCCGTTGATCCTGATTTGATGACTATGACAAGTGTTATCTCTGCTTGTGAGCTTCTTGGAGATGGAAGATTAGGAAAGGATATTCATGCTTATGTGATAACCactggttttgttgttgatgtatcTGTCTGCAACTCTTTAACGCAGATGTACTTAAATGCTGGGTCATGGCGTGAAGCTGAAAAACTGTTCAGCAGAATGGAGCGCAAAGACATTGTGTCATGGACCACTATGATTTCAGGCTATGAGTATAATTTTCTGCCCGAGAAGGCCATAGACACTTACAGAATGATGGATCAAGATTCCGTGAAGCCAGACGAAATAACAGTAGCTGCTGTTCTATCTGCTTGTGCTACTCTAGGTGATCTTGACACAGGTGTTGAGCTCCATAAGCTTGCGGTTAAGGCAAGGCTCATATCCTATGTGATTGTTGCAAACAATCTCATTAATATGTACTCGAAGTGCAAATGCATTGATAAGGCCTTGGACATCTTTCATAACATCCCCCGCAAGAATGTAATATCTTGGACATCGATTATTGCAGGGCTTAGACTCAACAACCGGTGTTTTGAGGCCTTGATATTCTTCCGACAAATGAAAATGACGTTGCAGCCGAATGCAATAACCTTAACAGCTGCATTAGCAGCTTGTGCTAGAATCGGAGCTCTGATGTGTGGGAAAGAGATTCATGCTCATGTACTGAGAACAGGAGTGGGGCTTGATGATTTTCTTCCAAATGCACTCTTAGACATGTATGTAAGGTGTGGGAGAATGAACATTGCTTGGAATCAGTTCAACTCACAGAAAAAAGATGTCTCATCATGGAACATTCTTCTAACCGGATATTCAGAACGGGGTCAAGGGTCGGCGGTGGTGGAGCTATTTGACAAAATGGTTGAGTCCAGAGTAAGGCCAGATGAGATTACATTCATCTCACTGTTATGTGGTTGTAGCAAATCCCAAATGGTGAGAGAAGGTTTAATGTACTTTAGCACTATGGAGGAATATGGTGTTACTCCAAACTTGAAGCACTATGCTTGCATGGTTGATTTGCTTGGTCGTGCAGGAGAGTTAGAACAAGCACACGAGTTTATTCAGAAAATGCCAGTAACCCCAGATCCAGCTGTATGGGGAGCTTTACTTAACGCTTGCAGGATTCACCGCAACATTAATCTTGGTGAGCTTTCAGCGCAGCGCATATTTGAGCTGGACAATGAAAGTGTTGGCTACTACATTCTGTTATGTAATCTGTATGCTGATTGTGGAAAATGGAGAGAAGTTGCAAAAGTGAGAAGAATGATGAAAGAAAACGGGTTAACAGTTGATGCAGGATGTAGTTGGGTTGAAGTAAAGGGTAAAGTTCACGCCTTTCTTagcgatgacaattaccatcctcaaacaaaagagatcaacACTGTTTTAGAGGGGTTCTATGAGAAAATGAGTGAAGCTGGGGTTACTACAAGTTCAGAATCGAGTTCTATGGATGAGACAGAGATTTCGAGAGATGAGATATTCTGTGGACATAGCGAAAGAAAAGCCATAGCATTTGGTCTGATCAACACGGTCCCAGGAATGCCGATTTGGGTGACAAAGAACCTCAATATGTGTGAGAGTTGCCACGATACAGTAAAGTTCATCTCCAAAACAGTAAGAAGAGAGATCTCAGTTAGAGATGCTGAGCATTTCCACCACTTTAGAGATGGACAATGTTCATGCGGAGGTtagaaaccaagaaaaaaggaaTACACACATCAAGAGATTGTTATGTTATTACACAAGAAACCTGGATTACGTTTGGCTTTGTTTTGTCTGTAACACATCTTATAAGATAGTAACCTGCTCTGTATGTAACATTTAGTTAGAGGATTCAATCTAAATCCAGCGTTGTTGAtcatccttttatttatatatcaatacagcattacaaaaaaaggaaagaatagtatataataaacaaaaaaatatattttcttattgttacAGAAAATAGAATGCAAAAACTTGTCTATCGTTTTTGGAAATTGAAACTCTTGATTCCAACAGCAAAGATAACGGCAAAGAGCAAAGGGAAGATGACGTTCATGGCGGCGACCACTCCCAAGAAACCTTCTCTGTATCCATAGAAATCTTTAATGAATTGCTTCACAGTAGTACCATCAGCCATTGGCTCCGTGATATCACCGAACTGTGATGCGATTAATCCATACAATGTCCACGCAACTGGGCAAAGCCAGTAGTACCATTCCCACCACACTGGCATACTCTGTTTTCATTAAAAAGTTTGGGGTCAAAACGTAATATTATAATACGTTTATAGCctattttgaaattaaataaataataagggTGAAGACTTACGGGACGAGGGATGAGGAAGCCGGAGAAGAGATTCCAGATGCCGTAGAAAGCAGAGGAGACGACGGAGGCGATGTGGTGGTTCGGAGTCATAGCCACAGCCATCATGCCGTAGAAGGTGAATGTTAAGAATGATCCGTACATAAAGAAGAGGTACCAGAAGAACTTCACCGCCGTCCACTCGAACCCTATCATTGCGTACACGATGAGACCGTACACCACCGCTTGCACGAAGACGTATGGTATCTCGATGAAAACCTGATAAACACGAATTTTAGGGATTTTGGGTTGGAAATAAAAATGTGAACTTTATCACGGTCGGATGGATTTGTTTGAGTTACCTGAGCGAAAGCATAAGGCATGGCGGAGTACATTCCGGCGGCTTGTTCTCTGTAAAAGACTGTTCTTTCGACGTTGACGACTGGTTGCACTGAAGCTGCGTTTTGTAACCCGAGGAAGAGAACAGCTGTGTACATTGAACCCATTGCATTGGATAAGTCCTGCGTTGTTTTCCTGGAAGatgaaaaaattcaaattatgtcAGTCTTGAAACCTAGCCAGCATCAAGGTTTGTGTTATGGGGAGGTTACGCTTACGTTTTGCCTCCAAGGTCCCAGAACATTGTGCCGAACATGAGAGCAATGCCTATTGTGAAGAGGAATCTGACGGCCGTGTAAGGAGGGTTTCTCCAGTAGGACCAGTGTTGTTTCCATAGAGAAGCCATACATTGTGTCCAGAAGGATTGCGAGTATTGTGTTGGGAAATACAGATCTTTTGATCCTGGAGCTGGCTGGCTTAGCTCCTTGATAAGCTCCTTGTTTCTCCTATGATAAGAGAGAATGTTATTGGTGAGATTTAAATCTTGATGTTAAATTTGTGATTTGGCTTTAACATGACTGTGAAATGTACTTACTTGTAAAGGTCTGAATTTTTGTAGAGTTGGGCGAAATCGACTCCTAAAGCCGCTTCTTGAGATGTGTTTGAGACTTCAAGCATCCAGGTTGCTGGGTTGTACCCTTCTGTGATCTTGCTGATTCCTTGAATACTCTGTTGCATAGTCAACAATACATATTCAGTCcatgttttcttctcttccaataCAAATTGTAAGGTTAGTGTGATTATCTAAGTTGTTTTGTTACCTCGAAATAGTTGATCAAATGGGTTGATTCGTGGCCAAGAGGTCCAACGTAGATTTCCTCACCTCCGCGTTTCAGCAAAAATAACTGCATATATATGCATAGCCAAACCATGTTAACAAATGGTTGAAAGTTCTTTTTCAGATTCGCgtttaatgtaatttttaataCCTCATCAAAGGCTTCAAAGATGTCAATGCTAGGTTGGTGAATGGTGCAGACGACGGTTCTGCCTGTGTCGACCGTATTCCTTACAGTCCTCATAACGATGGCAGCAGCTCGTGCATCCAATCCTGAAGTAGGTTCATCCATGAAGATTATGGAAGGGTTTGCAACCAGCTCCACCGCAATGGTCAGTCTCTTTCGTTGCTCTGTTGACAAACCGCTCTCACCAGGTAGTCCAACCAGTGCTTGCCTTAGCGGTGTTAACTCCACCAGCTCCATCACTTCATCTATGAACATCTGTACCAAAACAACAGAGAACATTGTTAGTATCATTTCAATTTCCTCATTTAACTTCTGGAAATGATAAGGTCTCTGGATAACCTTTCTCTTGTTTGAATCAACTTCTTTAGGTAATCGGAGCCAGGCTGAGTAAACCAAGGACTCGTAAACAGTGACATGTGGGGAATGAATATCAGTTTGTTCACAGTATCCTGAGATACGGGCAAATGTTTGTTGATTCTTAGGATAACCGGAGATTGTGATGTTTCCATCAATATAACCACCGGTTTTTCTTCCGGCCAGAACATCCATCAGAGTGGTTTTGCCAGCGCCAGAGACACCCATGAGAGCCGTGAGCACGCCTGGCCTGAATGCACCATTCACACCTTTCAACAGGACAAGTTTGTCTTCTTGTGTGCCTTGCTCTATCATTTCCTGTGCaggaaaaatcacaaaataaagaTTAGTAGGAAGTTTCTTGCATTACTGATATAGAACCCTCGAGNTAGTCAACAATACATATTCAGTCcatgttttcttctcttccaataCAAATTGTAAGGTTAGTGTGATTATCTAAGTTGTTTTGTTACCTCGAAATAGTTGATCAAATGGGTTGATTCGTGGCCAAGAGGTCCAACGTAGATTTCCTCACCTCCGCGTTTCAGCAAAAATAACTGCATATATATGCATAGCCAAACCATGTTAACAAATGGTTGAAAGTTCTTTTTCAGATTCGCgtttaatgtaatttttaataCCTCATCAAAGGCTTCAAAGATGTCAATGCTAGGTTGGTGAATGGTGCAGACGACGGTTCTGCCTGTGTCGACCGTATTCCTTACAGTCCTCATAACGATGGCAGCAGCTCGTGCATCCAATCCTGAAGTAGGTTCATCCATGAAGATTATGGAAGGGTTTGCAACCAGCTCCACCGCAATGGTCAGTCTCTTTCGTTGCTCTGTTGACAAACCGCTCTCACCAGGTAGTCCAACCAGTGCTTGCCTTAGCGGTGTTAACTCCACCAGCTCCATCACTTCATCTATGAACATCTGTACCAAAACAACAGAGAACATTGTTAGTATCATTTCAATTTCCTCATTTAACTTCTGGAAATGATAAGGTCTCTGGATAACCTTTCTCTTGTTTGAATCAACTTCTTTAGGTAATCGGAGCCAGGCTGAGTAAACCAAGGACTCGTAAACAGTGACATGTGGGGAATGAATATCAGTTTGTTCACAGTATCCTGAGATACGGGCAAATGTTTGTTGATTCTTAGGATAACCGGAGATTGTGATGTTTCCATCAATATAACCACCGGTTTTTCTTCCGGCCAGAACATCCATCAGAGTGGTTTTGCCAGCGCCAGAGACACCCATGAGAGCCGTGAGCACGCCTGGCCTGAATGCACCATTCACACCTTTCAACAGGACAAGTTTGTCTTCTTGTGTGCCTTGCTCTATCATTTCCTGTGCaggaaaaatcacaaaataaagaTTAGTAGGAAGTTTCTTGCATTACTGATATAGAACCCTCGAGCAAGGATATTACCTGGGGCATGTCAACTGAGTATACAACATTGTCAAAGGTAATTGAATGTGGCTCAAATGGTAGCACCATTCCTCTTTTCTTATTGGCACCGACTTCAGCTACACCGTTTGTCCTAGCAGACTGAAGTTCTTGCTCGGTTCCATCACTCGCAGGCTCTTCTGCCATAACAGCTTGAGGCTTTCCCAAGGCTGTACGTAAAGAAAGTTCCAGAGTTTTCAGATAAATAGCTTTTGTATCAGAAGATGTGAACAAGCAAAATAGAGTAATTTACATACAGTTCAGAAACGTCAGAGCAACCGTGAAACCAAAGTTGAACANAATTTCCTCATTTAACTTCTGGAAATGATAAGGTCTCTGGATAACCTTTCTCTTGTTTGAATCAACTTCTTTAGGTAATCGGAGCCAGGCTGAGTAAACCAAGGACTCGTAAACAGTGACATGTGGGGAATGAATATCAGTTTGTTCACAGTATCCTGAGATACGGGCAAATGTTTGTTGATTCTTAGGATAACCGGAGATTGTGATGTTTCCATCAATATAACCACCGGTTTTTCTTCCGGCCAGAACATCCATCAGAGTGGTTTTGCCAGCGCCAGAGACACCCATGAGAGCCGTGAGCACGCCTGGCCTGAATGCACCATTCACACCTTTCAACAGGACAAGTTTGTCTTCTTGTGTGCCTTGCTCTATCATTTCCTGTGCaggaaaaatcacaaaataaagaTTAGTAGGAAGTTTCTTGCATTACTGATATAGAACCCTCGAGCAAGGATATTACCTGGGGCATGTCAACTGAGTATACAACATTGTCAAAGGTAATTGAATGTGGCTCAAATGGTAGCACCATTCCTCTTTTCTTATTGGCACCGACTTCAGCTACACCGTTTGTCCTAGCAGACTGAAGTTCTTGCTCGGTTCCATCACTCGCAGGCTCTTCTGCCATAACAGCTTGAGGCTTTCCCAAGGCTGTACGTAAAGAAAGTTCCAGAGTTTTCAGATAAATAGCTTTTGTATCAGAAGATGTGAACAAGCAAAATAGAGTAATTTACATACAGTTCAGAAACGTCAGAGCAACCGTGAAACCAAAGTTGAACAATATGACGAATCCAAGTAAGGCTCCAGTTCCAATCCAGTACCAGTATGCATGGGGTAAGAACCCACGAGACTTGAGGACAGTAACTCCAAGTGTTTCGCTTGAGTTTGCGACAGCCTGTAATACAACCAACGTATCAGTCCTGTCTAAAAGAAATACCAAAACCTTGGAAAATGTCTTCCGAATCTAAAGAGGACAGGGGACTAGGGAGGGTGATAATTACTCGACTCCAGCTGTGTCCGAAGAATTCGTTGGCCATTAGCGCGTTCTGTCCATACATGATTGGGGAGATCCAGTAACCCCATATCCACCACTTCTTAATGTCCTCTGTTTTGATCAGGTAAATGGGAAAACAGCGATAAGCATTTGATATGAGTATATGACAAACTGGCAACAGACGTATGTGCATGAACTCATACCTCGTGCAAGTACCACACCACCCAAGGCAAAGAAGACGAGCATCGCAAATGCACCAAATGTGTTTGCTACGATCATGTTTCTTCCCAATGCTGCCACCATCTTAAACAATCCAGAAGCCATCTGGTTCATGAGCACGAGCAGTATATACTGCTTAAACAGCCTACAAGAAACCAGCAGAACTATTAGCAGCTCATCCATAAGTATCCAAAGTTGTCATGTTTACTTGTTTGGTGTATGTATGAATGTATCTGTACCTTCCAACGTTGGGATCAAAGCCGATGACGTAGTAAGTGATGAATGTTGTGAGAGCGGCTTCAATAAAGCTTATAGGGATCTTGAGGAGCCAAGGAGGCAGAGAGTATACCCATGCAGGGTAGAAGAGAAGATCTCTTTGTTTGTAAAACACAGGAAGTTTTGCAATGGTCATTGAAAGTTCAGACATTCCATTGAACATGAGCATCATAAGGACGAAGAACAAGGCTCCCGTGTAAAGACTCCCATCCACCACAGTCTTCTTTTGCAGCTCCGTCCGAAAGAAAAGCGTCATAGTCAAGAATGCCATGACCAGTAGCTGTAAACACATGGAAGCAACAACATTTCAATAAGTCTGTCTTGGAGACAAGGAAATTTTATTTCAAGACGTGTGATCACTTACTTGTCCAAATTTGAAGTAGTAAACAAAGGAGTTTCTTTTCATGAGTAAGTATTCTCTGGAGAAGCTTGTCTTGAGAAGTTCTTTTATCCCAACTCCATACTTCTTGGTGGTTAGAGCAGCCGGATGGCTCTTTCTCTTGTCAAAGGGCAAAGCGAGCTCATCTCCGATTCTCCGCCCAACGTGGAATGATTGAAACGCCTCTGCAAACTCCCTCACTCTTATGAACCTGTAAGGCTCATCAGGTCGTGACCAGTACTGCATTTGGTCTTTCTTTGATGTCACCTGCCAGAGTAGTCATCGGTAAAGTATTTTTTAAGACATGGAACATAGTCGCT
Coding sequences within:
- the LOC104743319 gene encoding pentatricopeptide repeat-containing protein At1g15510, chloroplastic-like is translated as MASSAQSPHFYFNPGKSNSFLRKAHKHRNVRFYWNFGIRKLFLRKSQGLSVVLSSSSSSTHFSNSQLHGLCANGKLEEAMKLLNSMQELRVTVDEDVFVALARLCEWKRAHEEGSKVYNIALNSMSSLGVELGNAFLAMFVRFGNLVDAWYVFGKMSERNLFSWNVLVGGYAKQGYFDEAMCLYHRMLWVGGVKPDVYTFPCVLRTCGGIPDLARGREVHVHVVRYGYDLDIDVVNALITMYVKCGDVKSARLLFDRMPRRDIISWNAMISGYFENGMCYEGLKLFFAMRGLSVDPDLMTMTSVISACELLGDGRLGKDIHAYVITTGFVVDVSVCNSLTQMYLNAGSWREAEKLFSRMERKDIVSWTTMISGYEYNFLPEKAIDTYRMMDQDSVKPDEITVAAVLSACATLGDLDTGVELHKLAVKARLISYVIVANNLINMYSKCKCIDKALDIFHNIPRKNVISWTSIIAGLRLNNRCFEALIFFRQMKMTLQPNAITLTAALAACARIGALMCGKEIHAHVLRTGVGLDDFLPNALLDMYVRCGRMNIAWNQFNSQKKDVSSWNILLTGYSERGQGSAVVELFDKMVESRVRPDEITFISLLCGCSKSQMVREGLMYFSTMEEYGVTPNLKHYACMVDLLGRAGELEQAHEFIQKMPVTPDPAVWGALLNACRIHRNINLGELSAQRIFELDNESVGYYILLCNLYADCGKWREVAKVRRMMKENGLTVDAGCSWVEVKGKVHAFLSDDNYHPQTKEINTVLEGFYEKMSEAGVTTSSESSSMDETEISRDEIFCGHSERKAIAFGLINTVPGMPIWVTKNLNMCESCHDTVKFISKTVRREISVRDAEHFHHFRDGQCSCGG
- the LOC104740241 gene encoding ADP,ATP carrier protein 2, chloroplastic, with the protein product MAIGFMLLYTKLSNVLSKKALFYTVIVPFIVYFGAFGFVMYPLSNLIHPEALADKLLATLGPRFMGPLAIMRIWSFCLFYVMAELWGSVVVSVLFWGFANQITTVDEAKKFYPLFGLGANVALIFSGRTVKYFSNMRKNLGPGVDGWAVSLKAMMSIVVGMGLAICFLYWWVNRYVPLPTRSKKKKVKPQMGTMESLKFLVSSPYIRDLATLVVAYGISINLVEVTWKSKLKAQFPSPNEYSAFMGDFSTCTGIATFTMMLLSQYVFKKYGWGVAAKITPTVLLLTGVAFFSLILFGGPFAPLVAKLGMTPLLAAVYVGALQNIFSKSAKYSLFDPCKEMAYIPLDEDTKVKGKAAIDVVCNPLGKSGGALIQQFMILTFGSLANSTPYLGIILLGIVTAWLAAAKSLEGQFNTLMSEEELEQELERASSVKIPVVSKEDAPPGESASQLSEKSTPTNN